Proteins encoded in a region of the Oscillospiraceae bacterium MB24-C1 genome:
- a CDS encoding NAD(P)H-dependent oxidoreductase subunit E, producing the protein MEHASLRTEVEKILEAHEYRASALIAIMQDVQALYNYLPAKALEQIAKGLKISIAKAYSVATFYENFSLLPKGKNIIRICDGTACHVRKSIPILEAIRGDLGLSGKKQTTDDLMFTVETVSCLGACGLSPVITINDVVYPSMTPEKALALLAELKKEGVTNA; encoded by the coding sequence ATGGAGCATGCATCACTTCGTACCGAGGTGGAAAAGATTCTGGAAGCCCACGAATACCGCGCATCGGCGCTTATCGCCATCATGCAGGACGTTCAGGCGCTATACAATTATCTGCCCGCTAAAGCACTGGAGCAAATTGCAAAGGGTTTAAAAATCAGCATTGCAAAAGCTTACAGCGTCGCAACCTTTTACGAAAATTTTTCTTTGCTACCAAAGGGCAAGAACATTATTAGAATTTGTGATGGCACAGCCTGTCATGTGCGCAAGTCTATCCCCATTTTAGAGGCTATCCGCGGTGACCTAGGACTTTCCGGTAAAAAACAGACAACCGACGACCTGATGTTCACTGTCGAGACGGTCTCATGTCTTGGTGCCTGCGGGCTCTCTCCGGTCATTACGATAAACGATGTAGTTTATCCCTCTATGACGCCCGAAAAGGCACTGGCTCTGCTGGCTGAATTGAAGAAGGAAGGTGTCACGAATGCCTAA
- a CDS encoding NADH-quinone oxidoreductase subunit NuoF, translating into MPKLNTLAELTALRRQASHSLEMQKKQVLVCCGTGCVAGGSLLIYDRIKSACEKRGIDVCVELRHEPHEQNIGLKRSGCHGFCEMGPLLKIEPLDVLYIKVTLEDCDEIIEKSILHDEVIDRLLYKMDGKTYQGQSEIPFYKKQTRNVLSNCGQTDAEDILEYIAKGGYDAVSKALFDMTPEAVCKIISASNLRGRGGGGFPAGRKWDQVRRQKEPVHYVVCNGDEGDPGAFMDRSVMEGDPHKMLEGMIIAGYASGSNEGYIYVRAEYPMAVDRLQIAIDKARAWGLLGKNILGSSFSFDIHINRGAGAFVCGEGSALTASIEGHRGMPRVKPPRTVEQGLFGKPTVLNNVETFANVPLIITNGADWYRSIGPESSPGTKAFALTGNVNNTGLIEVPMGTTLREIIMDIGGGVKNGKKFKAVQIGGPSGGCLITADLDIALDFDSLKKRGAMIGSGGLVVMDEDACMVEVARFFMNFTQNESCGKCVPCREGTKRMLEILERIVAGQGKLSDLDLLEELTETISETALCGLGKTAPAPVHSTLKFFRDEYLAHVVDKKCPAKSCMALKTIFIDPTLCKGCSKCARNCPVGAISGKIKEPFVIDNLKCIKCGACISACAFSAVKEG; encoded by the coding sequence ATGCCTAAGCTTAACACACTGGCCGAGTTGACCGCACTGCGGCGTCAGGCAAGTCATTCGCTGGAGATGCAAAAGAAACAGGTTTTGGTCTGCTGTGGCACAGGCTGCGTAGCGGGCGGTTCGTTGCTCATTTATGACCGTATCAAGTCGGCCTGCGAAAAGCGGGGCATTGACGTCTGCGTCGAGCTGCGACACGAGCCTCATGAACAAAACATTGGCTTAAAACGTTCGGGCTGCCATGGCTTTTGCGAGATGGGGCCATTACTTAAAATTGAACCGCTTGATGTTCTGTACATAAAAGTTACGTTGGAGGACTGTGACGAAATTATCGAGAAATCCATCCTTCACGACGAGGTCATTGACCGTCTGCTCTATAAAATGGATGGCAAAACCTATCAGGGTCAGTCAGAAATCCCATTTTATAAAAAGCAGACTCGAAATGTGCTCTCCAACTGCGGTCAGACCGACGCCGAAGATATTTTAGAATACATCGCTAAGGGCGGCTATGATGCCGTTTCAAAGGCGCTGTTTGACATGACCCCCGAAGCGGTATGTAAGATCATCTCCGCCTCGAACCTTCGGGGCCGTGGGGGCGGCGGCTTTCCCGCCGGGCGTAAGTGGGATCAGGTGCGCAGGCAAAAAGAACCGGTGCATTATGTGGTGTGTAACGGCGACGAGGGCGACCCTGGTGCCTTCATGGATCGCAGCGTTATGGAAGGTGACCCCCACAAAATGCTCGAAGGTATGATTATCGCGGGCTATGCTAGCGGTTCAAACGAGGGCTATATTTACGTCCGTGCTGAATATCCGATGGCGGTGGATCGCCTTCAAATTGCCATAGACAAGGCGCGCGCTTGGGGCCTTTTGGGCAAAAATATTCTGGGCAGCAGTTTTTCATTCGATATCCATATTAACCGGGGCGCGGGTGCTTTTGTCTGTGGTGAAGGCAGTGCGCTGACCGCCTCAATCGAAGGACATCGCGGTATGCCGCGTGTCAAGCCGCCGCGTACTGTCGAGCAAGGCCTGTTCGGCAAGCCCACCGTATTAAACAATGTTGAAACCTTCGCCAATGTGCCGCTTATTATCACGAACGGCGCGGACTGGTACCGCTCTATCGGCCCGGAAAGCAGCCCCGGCACCAAGGCTTTTGCACTGACCGGTAACGTTAATAACACGGGCTTGATTGAGGTGCCGATGGGTACCACCCTGCGCGAGATTATTATGGATATCGGTGGTGGTGTCAAAAATGGTAAAAAATTTAAAGCCGTGCAGATTGGTGGCCCCTCTGGTGGCTGTCTTATCACTGCCGACCTCGATATTGCGCTCGATTTTGACTCGCTCAAAAAACGTGGGGCGATGATCGGCTCTGGTGGGTTGGTTGTCATGGATGAAGATGCCTGCATGGTTGAAGTGGCACGTTTCTTCATGAACTTTACCCAGAATGAATCCTGTGGCAAATGTGTGCCCTGTCGTGAGGGTACTAAGCGCATGCTCGAAATTTTGGAACGTATCGTCGCCGGACAGGGCAAACTTTCGGATCTTGATCTTCTTGAGGAGCTAACCGAAACAATTTCAGAAACTGCTTTGTGTGGTTTGGGCAAAACCGCGCCCGCGCCGGTACACAGTACGCTAAAATTCTTCCGCGACGAATATCTGGCACACGTGGTTGATAAAAAATGCCCCGCCAAAAGCTGCATGGCGCTTAAAACCATCTTTATCGACCCCACGCTTTGCAAGGGCTGCAGCAAGTGCGCCCGCAACTGTCCGGTGGGGGCGATTAGCGGCAAAATCAAAGAGCCGTTTGTTATCGATAATCTTAAGTGCATCAAGTGCGGCGCCTGTATTTCAGCTTGCGCCTTTAGCGCCGTCAAGGAGGGATAA
- a CDS encoding indolepyruvate oxidoreductase subunit beta → MREVKSVLLVGVGGQGTILAAKLLTLGLMAAGYDVKMSEIHGMSQRGGSVSSQVRYGERVLSPVIEHGGADILVSFEKMEALRWLEYLKVSGEVIVNDYEIPSMPVLSGATEYPERILEELCTKANTIVINAAEEAEKLGSAKAMNVVLLGAAVRLLGLEDIDWAAIIKDNVKPQFVDLNLKAFETGKVLAEKR, encoded by the coding sequence ATGCGAGAAGTAAAAAGTGTCCTGTTGGTCGGTGTCGGCGGGCAGGGAACCATTCTTGCGGCCAAGCTTTTGACCCTTGGCCTGATGGCGGCTGGGTACGATGTTAAAATGAGCGAGATTCACGGCATGAGTCAACGCGGGGGCAGCGTGTCTTCGCAGGTACGTTATGGTGAGCGTGTGCTCTCCCCTGTCATAGAGCACGGCGGCGCGGATATACTGGTGTCGTTTGAAAAGATGGAAGCACTGCGCTGGCTGGAGTATCTCAAGGTAAGCGGTGAGGTCATCGTCAACGATTATGAAATACCCTCTATGCCGGTGCTCTCGGGTGCAACAGAATATCCCGAGCGTATTCTGGAAGAGCTTTGCACAAAGGCCAATACCATCGTGATCAATGCTGCCGAAGAGGCCGAAAAGCTAGGCAGCGCAAAAGCGATGAATGTGGTGTTGCTGGGTGCCGCCGTCCGGCTGTTGGGGTTGGAGGATATCGACTGGGCTGCCATCATCAAAGATAATGTGAAGCCGCAGTTCGTAGACCTAAACCTGAAGGCATTTGAAACGGGAAAAGTGCTGGCAGAAAAAAGGTAG
- a CDS encoding rhomboid family intramembrane serine protease: protein MPRKITYNAPVVLTFSLLSLVVLLLGDATAGAITENLFMLKFTAFSDPLLYLRLFSYVLGHANWEHYSGNMMLLLLTGPMLEEKYGSRQLLTVVIFTALTTGIIHLLLLPDVAVLGASGIVFAFILLASITGSGERQVPLTLIVVAVIYLGGEVLSGFFESDSISQLSHIIGGVIGCGFGYIFKPRRPARALEVR, encoded by the coding sequence ATGCCCAGAAAAATTACTTATAATGCCCCTGTAGTACTTACTTTCTCACTATTGTCATTGGTTGTGCTGTTATTGGGGGATGCAACAGCGGGCGCGATCACCGAGAATTTATTTATGCTTAAATTTACCGCTTTCAGCGATCCACTGCTTTATTTGCGGTTGTTTTCTTATGTGCTGGGGCATGCCAACTGGGAGCATTATAGCGGCAATATGATGCTGCTTTTACTCACTGGGCCAATGCTAGAGGAAAAGTACGGGAGTCGACAATTGTTGACGGTGGTTATTTTTACAGCTCTTACCACTGGAATTATTCATTTATTGTTGCTCCCCGATGTGGCAGTTTTGGGCGCCAGTGGCATTGTTTTTGCTTTCATTCTACTAGCTTCGATCACCGGCAGTGGAGAGCGCCAGGTACCACTCACCCTAATTGTGGTGGCGGTGATCTACCTCGGTGGTGAGGTGCTCAGCGGATTTTTTGAAAGTGACTCTATTTCGCAACTTTCTCATATTATCGGCGGCGTCATCGGCTGCGGATTTGGCTATATCTTTAAGCCGCGCAGACCTGCAAGGGCATTAGAGGTACGATAG
- a CDS encoding flagellin yields MIVQHNIMALNAYNRLSANNSSVSKNLEKLSSGYKINRAGDDAAGLAISEKMRAQITGLERASDNAQDGISLVQTAEGALTEVHSMLNRMVELATQSSNGTFDNTTDRANLQSEIDSLKDEINRIADETNFNGINLLDGSLGDSVNVSDAVIAGSAADGTDIKAAASTFTSDTIGAGDAGADATFTITYTDNDGTSKNINVAYTTSDTSAAANLDAIKEALAKDDSVSNLFDVSASGGNLVLTSKATGADAPVVTGISTTDTTADVLGDNPVTDAVSVEGAGNGKTFAGTIAAGDSISINGKTFTFIANGSTVPAPKGTVGVELGATADATGYAATTKNLQAALDAAGVDNVSVAYDGTNLNVTSNGGGLGLQIGDTASQRLTVKVDNMNTTSLGLENVDISTESNATNSIDKIKAAINTVSSTRADLGAIQNRLEYTVNNLATTTENLTSAEARIRDTDMAKEMMAYTKNNVLSQAAQAMLAQANQQPQQVLQLLQ; encoded by the coding sequence ATGATCGTACAACATAACATTATGGCGTTAAACGCCTACAACAGACTGTCTGCTAACAACAGCTCGGTTTCTAAGAACCTGGAGAAGCTTTCTTCTGGCTATAAGATCAACCGCGCAGGCGACGATGCTGCTGGCCTCGCAATCTCCGAGAAGATGAGAGCCCAGATCACTGGCCTTGAGCGCGCAAGCGACAACGCACAGGACGGCATCTCGCTTGTTCAGACCGCTGAAGGCGCGCTGACCGAGGTGCACTCCATGCTCAACCGTATGGTCGAGCTGGCCACCCAGTCCTCTAACGGCACCTTCGATAACACCACCGACCGCGCGAACCTGCAGTCTGAGATCGACTCGCTCAAGGATGAAATCAATCGTATCGCCGACGAGACGAACTTCAACGGCATTAACCTGCTCGACGGTTCTCTGGGTGACTCTGTAAATGTAAGTGATGCTGTTATTGCCGGCAGCGCTGCTGATGGTACCGACATCAAGGCAGCTGCTTCCACGTTCACCAGCGACACTATCGGTGCTGGCGACGCTGGAGCAGATGCTACATTTACCATCACCTATACGGACAACGATGGTACATCTAAGAATATTAATGTAGCATATACAACTTCTGATACCTCTGCCGCCGCTAACCTGGATGCCATAAAGGAAGCGCTAGCCAAGGATGACTCCGTTTCGAATCTGTTTGATGTTTCGGCCTCTGGTGGCAATCTGGTTCTCACCAGTAAGGCGACCGGTGCTGATGCGCCGGTTGTCACTGGCATTTCAACCACCGATACTACGGCAGATGTATTGGGCGACAACCCTGTAACTGATGCAGTGAGCGTAGAAGGTGCCGGCAATGGCAAGACCTTTGCTGGAACTATTGCGGCAGGCGATAGCATTTCCATTAATGGCAAAACCTTTACATTTATCGCTAATGGTTCTACCGTACCTGCACCCAAAGGCACTGTAGGTGTAGAGCTCGGCGCCACCGCTGATGCTACCGGCTATGCCGCTACCACTAAGAACCTTCAGGCTGCGCTTGATGCAGCCGGAGTCGATAATGTCTCAGTTGCATATGACGGCACTAACCTCAATGTTACCTCCAACGGCGGCGGTCTCGGTCTGCAGATCGGCGATACTGCTTCCCAGCGTCTCACCGTCAAGGTCGACAACATGAACACCACTTCGCTGGGTCTCGAAAATGTCGACATCAGCACCGAAAGCAATGCCACCAACTCCATTGATAAGATTAAGGCGGCTATCAACACCGTATCCAGCACCCGTGCTGACCTCGGTGCCATCCAGAACCGCCTTGAGTACACCGTTAACAACCTGGCTACCACCACTGAGAACCTGACCTCTGCCGAGGCGCGTATCCGCGATACCGACATGGCGAAGGAAATGATGGCCTACACGAAGAACAACGTTCTTTCTCAGGCCGCTCAGGCGATGCTTGCTCAGGCCAACCAGCAGCCCCAGCAGGTTCTGCAGCTGCTCCAGTAA
- the iorA gene encoding indolepyruvate ferredoxin oxidoreductase subunit alpha, producing the protein MRQLMTGNEAVARGAWEAGVHFAAAYPGTPSTEIMENISTYDEITCEWSPNEKVAYEAAYGASLAGGRAMASMKHVGINVAADPLFASAYMGVNGGFVVISADEPGQHSSQSEQDNRNYAKAARLPMLEPSDSQECLDMVKTAFELSEALDLPVLIRLTTRICHSKSIVSLNQREEVDIRSYKKDITKTITVPAIARGLRLTLEKRVAKALEISEHSALNRIEKGNGKIGVISSGVCYYYAKEVFGETASYLKLGMSWPLPSGLMADFCRSVETIYIIEENDPYIEDEVRRLGFLPHGRDIFPFCGELMPDVLRRSLHGRTQPTLDYDRSMVLPRPPMLCAGCPHRGLFYELGKKKDVLVSGDIGCYTLAFSKPYDAMDWDICMGAAFSSGHGAQKMFDKKGVSTRVVSVMGDSTFFHTGINSLIDVAYNGSNTVNIILDNRITGMTGHQENPGSGLTIKGEPSDAISIEQLVCTIGIKHVRVINPNILKEVREALEWGLSLDAPSVIITRWPCVLKRFSAEDKREFSDAFKEKMVVTEKCIGCKACLKCGCPALSFRSHEKKAIIDRDMCVGCTVCAQVCPMNAIVKEGE; encoded by the coding sequence ATGAGACAGTTGATGACCGGCAATGAAGCTGTCGCCCGCGGCGCGTGGGAAGCGGGTGTACATTTTGCCGCAGCTTATCCCGGAACCCCCAGCACCGAGATCATGGAGAATATCTCGACCTATGATGAAATCACCTGTGAATGGTCGCCAAACGAAAAAGTTGCCTATGAGGCTGCCTATGGCGCATCGCTCGCTGGTGGGCGAGCCATGGCTTCAATGAAGCATGTCGGTATAAATGTGGCGGCTGACCCGCTGTTCGCCAGCGCATATATGGGCGTCAACGGTGGGTTCGTGGTGATTTCGGCCGATGAACCGGGGCAGCACTCCTCGCAGAGCGAACAGGATAACCGCAACTATGCCAAGGCGGCACGGCTGCCGATGCTTGAGCCCTCGGACAGCCAGGAATGCCTCGATATGGTCAAGACGGCATTTGAACTGTCAGAAGCGCTGGATCTACCGGTGCTGATTCGTCTGACCACGCGCATATGCCACTCTAAAAGCATTGTATCACTAAATCAGCGCGAGGAAGTGGACATCCGCAGCTATAAAAAGGATATCACCAAGACCATCACGGTGCCGGCGATAGCGCGCGGGTTGCGGCTAACACTTGAAAAACGTGTAGCCAAAGCGTTGGAGATTTCGGAGCACAGCGCGTTAAACCGCATAGAAAAAGGTAACGGCAAAATTGGCGTAATTTCCTCTGGCGTTTGCTACTATTATGCCAAAGAAGTGTTTGGAGAAACCGCCTCTTACTTAAAGCTGGGCATGAGCTGGCCGCTGCCGAGTGGTTTAATGGCGGACTTTTGCCGCTCAGTCGAGACGATTTATATCATAGAAGAAAACGACCCTTATATTGAGGACGAGGTTCGCCGGCTCGGGTTTTTACCACATGGACGAGATATCTTCCCGTTTTGTGGTGAGCTGATGCCCGACGTTCTGCGGCGGTCATTGCACGGGCGAACACAACCCACACTGGACTATGACCGCTCAATGGTGCTCCCCCGCCCGCCTATGCTTTGCGCTGGATGTCCCCACCGTGGGCTGTTTTATGAGTTGGGCAAAAAGAAGGATGTTCTCGTGTCGGGCGACATTGGGTGTTATACCCTCGCTTTTTCAAAGCCCTATGATGCAATGGATTGGGACATTTGTATGGGTGCGGCCTTTTCCTCCGGCCATGGCGCGCAGAAGATGTTTGACAAAAAGGGCGTTTCTACCCGTGTGGTATCAGTCATGGGTGATTCGACATTTTTCCATACCGGAATCAATTCACTCATCGACGTGGCTTATAACGGCTCTAATACCGTCAACATTATTCTTGATAACCGTATCACCGGTATGACCGGCCATCAGGAGAATCCGGGTAGTGGATTGACGATCAAGGGTGAGCCTTCTGATGCGATTTCTATTGAGCAGCTCGTGTGCACCATTGGTATTAAGCATGTTCGCGTAATTAATCCAAATATACTCAAAGAGGTGCGCGAGGCGCTGGAATGGGGGCTGTCGCTCGACGCGCCTTCGGTCATCATCACCCGTTGGCCCTGTGTGTTAAAGCGCTTCTCAGCTGAGGATAAGCGGGAATTTTCCGATGCCTTTAAAGAAAAGATGGTTGTCACCGAAAAGTGCATCGGCTGCAAAGCCTGTTTAAAATGCGGTTGCCCTGCTCTTTCGTTTAGATCTCACGAGAAAAAAGCGATTATTGATCGGGATATGTGTGTGGGCTGCACCGTCTGTGCACAAGTTTGTCCGATGAACGCCATCGTCAAGGAGGGGGAATAA
- the plsY gene encoding glycerol-3-phosphate 1-O-acyltransferase PlsY: MEWILASLIATVTAYLMGSINCAVLFSTLFYGDDVRRHGSGNAGTTNMLRTYGAKAAALTFAGDILKGVFAVMLGRLLFSLFGATAQQTYGAYLSGYVAILGHMYPLYFRFKGGKGVATGLGAVCAINPPVFGVVFTAGIIIAGVSGFVSLASLSGAVLFPLLLAGSMLLKDGTVAPMELLLACGIALLVIYNHRENIKRLLSGTENKFYKKK, translated from the coding sequence ATGGAATGGATCTTAGCTTCCCTAATAGCGACCGTTACTGCCTATCTGATGGGCAGTATCAACTGTGCCGTGCTGTTTTCCACTTTGTTTTACGGCGACGATGTGCGCCGTCATGGCAGTGGCAACGCCGGAACAACCAATATGCTACGCACCTATGGCGCAAAGGCGGCAGCTTTGACTTTTGCAGGGGATATTTTGAAGGGTGTTTTTGCCGTCATGTTGGGGCGTTTGCTCTTCTCTCTTTTTGGGGCAACGGCTCAGCAGACCTATGGCGCCTATCTATCTGGCTATGTCGCTATTTTGGGGCATATGTATCCGCTGTATTTCCGCTTTAAAGGTGGTAAGGGCGTTGCGACCGGATTAGGTGCAGTGTGCGCCATCAACCCACCGGTATTTGGAGTGGTATTCACTGCAGGCATTATCATTGCGGGGGTCTCGGGCTTTGTTTCGTTGGCGTCACTTTCGGGTGCGGTGCTGTTTCCGTTGTTGCTGGCGGGCAGCATGCTTTTAAAAGACGGCACTGTTGCACCTATGGAATTATTACTAGCCTGCGGTATTGCACTGTTGGTTATCTATAATCATCGCGAGAATATCAAACGGTTGCTAAGCGGTACCGAAAATAAATTCTATAAGAAAAAGTAA
- a CDS encoding [FeFe] hydrogenase, group A, with product MSKGYMYIDDHRIGFDDEKNVLAVMRKAGISMPTFCYHTELSTYGACRMCVVELENGSIEASCSMEPKDGLRIRTNTSRTLKHRKMILELLLAAHCRDCTICEKSGDCKLQDMAKQFGIRRVRFEDTREQMETDTSSRSIVRDPNKCILCGDCVRVCDEIQGMGILDFVHRGSQLRVMPAFNRKMAETKCVNCGQCAAVCPTGAITVKNQIGNIWSSLQNPHKRVVAQIAPAVRVAIGEAFGIAPGSNKMGKLVAAMKRMGFDEVYDTTLGADLTVMEESAEFLRRLEKGGPFPMFTSCCPAWVSYVENSNTKYIPHLSSCKSPQQMFGSVIKAQARLNDDDPRDTVVISIMPCAAKKAEAAREEFYVNGIPDVDYVLTTRGVSTMIKEVGIRFDEIDDEATDMPFGMGSGAGVIFGTTGGVTEAVIRRVSGKKNVNTLREIKYSGVRGMEDMVKEATVKLGDTELKIAVVHGLKNAQLLLEKIESGEVFYHFVEVMACRGGCIGGAGQPFGRDRTKRTRADGLYTVDKQAQIKSSEENPMIAALYDGLLSDHHHIHKLLHTRYSNLED from the coding sequence ATGAGCAAGGGTTACATGTATATAGACGATCACCGCATCGGTTTTGACGATGAGAAAAACGTGCTGGCCGTTATGCGCAAGGCAGGCATTTCGATGCCAACCTTTTGTTATCACACCGAGCTTTCGACCTACGGCGCCTGCCGCATGTGCGTCGTCGAGCTGGAAAATGGCAGTATTGAAGCTTCCTGCTCGATGGAGCCAAAGGATGGGCTGCGGATTCGCACCAACACCTCCAGAACACTCAAACACCGTAAAATGATTTTGGAACTGCTGCTGGCCGCCCATTGTCGCGACTGCACCATCTGTGAAAAGAGCGGAGATTGCAAATTGCAAGATATGGCCAAACAGTTCGGAATCCGCCGGGTGCGCTTTGAGGATACTCGCGAACAGATGGAAACCGACACCAGCAGTCGCTCGATTGTCCGCGACCCAAACAAGTGCATCCTTTGCGGTGACTGTGTTCGCGTCTGCGACGAAATTCAGGGCATGGGCATATTGGATTTTGTTCACCGTGGTTCTCAGCTGCGCGTTATGCCCGCTTTTAACCGAAAAATGGCTGAGACAAAATGCGTCAACTGCGGACAATGCGCTGCGGTGTGTCCCACCGGCGCTATCACGGTTAAGAACCAGATCGGCAACATCTGGTCGTCGCTACAAAACCCGCATAAGCGGGTGGTGGCCCAGATTGCGCCGGCGGTGCGCGTCGCCATCGGCGAGGCGTTTGGCATTGCGCCAGGATCTAACAAAATGGGCAAGTTGGTCGCCGCGATGAAGCGCATGGGCTTTGACGAAGTCTATGATACGACCTTGGGCGCAGATTTGACGGTCATGGAAGAATCAGCGGAATTTTTGCGCCGACTTGAGAAGGGCGGCCCATTCCCAATGTTCACTTCTTGCTGCCCAGCGTGGGTCAGCTATGTTGAAAATTCCAACACCAAATATATTCCACATCTGTCGTCATGCAAGTCGCCACAGCAGATGTTCGGTTCGGTCATCAAGGCACAAGCCCGCTTAAACGATGACGACCCCCGCGATACGGTCGTTATTTCGATCATGCCCTGTGCAGCAAAAAAGGCAGAGGCTGCACGCGAGGAATTTTACGTCAACGGTATTCCCGACGTCGATTACGTGCTAACTACGCGCGGCGTTTCGACCATGATTAAAGAGGTTGGTATTCGCTTTGATGAAATAGATGACGAGGCCACCGACATGCCGTTTGGCATGGGCAGCGGTGCGGGTGTCATCTTTGGCACAACCGGCGGCGTTACCGAGGCGGTTATCCGTCGCGTCTCGGGTAAAAAGAACGTTAATACCCTGCGCGAAATTAAATATTCCGGCGTGCGTGGAATGGAAGACATGGTCAAAGAGGCCACCGTCAAGCTTGGAGATACCGAGCTGAAAATCGCGGTGGTACATGGGCTTAAAAATGCACAGCTGTTGCTGGAGAAAATAGAATCCGGCGAGGTGTTTTACCACTTTGTTGAGGTCATGGCCTGCCGCGGCGGCTGTATTGGTGGTGCGGGGCAACCGTTTGGCAGAGATCGCACCAAGCGCACCCGTGCCGACGGCCTTTACACCGTCGACAAACAGGCTCAAATCAAAAGCTCGGAAGAAAACCCGATGATTGCAGCACTCTACGACGGACTGCTCTCCGACCACCATCACATCCACAAGCTGTTGCACACACGCTATAGCAACTTAGAGGATTAA
- a CDS encoding PFL family protein, whose amino-acid sequence MLNINDILETVQMIQDECLDIRTITMGISLLDCADNDIDRSCQKVYDKITRLAKDLVKTGQDIERMYGIPIINKRVAVTPIAVLAGVSGGDPVKYAHALQKAANTIGVNFIGGYSALVQKGFSAGDLELIRSIPRAMAETDLLCSSINVGSTKAGINMDAVELMGRIVKETAALTAERQSIGCAKLVVLCNAPEDNPFMAGAFHGISEPDCIINVGVSGPGVVRAALARASADLPINQIADIVKKTAFKITRMGQLVGAEASERLGVPFGIIDLSLAPTPAVGDSVAHILEEMGLERCGAPGTTACLALLNDAVKKGGVMASGRVGGLSGAFIPVSEDAGMMDAARVGALSLEKLEAMTSVCSVGLDMIMLPGDTTAETISGIIADEAAIGMVNQKTTAVRVIPAAGYKVGDELNFGGLLGGGPVMPVNGFSPEKMIHRGGYIPAPMHSLKN is encoded by the coding sequence ATGCTGAACATCAACGACATTCTTGAAACAGTGCAGATGATTCAGGACGAATGCCTGGATATCCGCACAATAACAATGGGTATCTCGCTGCTAGACTGTGCAGACAACGACATCGACCGCTCCTGCCAAAAGGTTTATGACAAGATCACCCGTCTGGCCAAAGACCTTGTCAAAACTGGTCAGGATATCGAGCGTATGTACGGTATTCCGATTATCAACAAACGCGTTGCGGTAACCCCCATCGCGGTGCTGGCGGGTGTTTCGGGTGGAGACCCGGTCAAATATGCCCACGCGCTGCAAAAAGCGGCGAATACCATCGGCGTCAACTTTATCGGTGGCTATTCTGCACTGGTGCAGAAAGGATTTTCGGCGGGCGATTTAGAGCTGATCCGCTCGATTCCACGCGCCATGGCCGAAACCGACCTGTTGTGTTCGTCGATCAACGTCGGCTCCACCAAGGCGGGCATCAACATGGACGCGGTCGAGCTGATGGGCCGCATCGTCAAGGAAACTGCCGCGCTCACCGCAGAGCGCCAGTCCATCGGCTGCGCAAAGCTCGTGGTTCTGTGCAACGCACCGGAGGATAACCCCTTCATGGCAGGCGCTTTCCACGGCATCAGTGAACCGGACTGCATTATAAACGTCGGCGTTTCGGGCCCCGGCGTTGTTCGCGCGGCGCTTGCCCGCGCGAGTGCCGACCTACCTATTAACCAAATTGCCGACATCGTTAAGAAAACCGCTTTTAAGATCACCCGCATGGGTCAGCTTGTCGGAGCTGAAGCTTCTGAACGATTAGGCGTTCCATTTGGCATCATCGATCTCTCGCTTGCGCCCACCCCCGCGGTTGGCGATTCGGTGGCACATATTTTGGAGGAAATGGGCTTGGAACGTTGTGGCGCCCCCGGTACCACAGCCTGTCTGGCGCTTTTAAACGACGCGGTCAAAAAGGGTGGCGTCATGGCCTCCGGACGTGTTGGTGGCCTTTCAGGCGCGTTCATTCCAGTTTCGGAGGATGCAGGCATGATGGATGCCGCCAGAGTGGGCGCGCTTTCACTCGAAAAGCTCGAAGCTATGACTTCGGTCTGTTCGGTGGGCCTTGACATGATTATGCTGCCGGGCGACACCACTGCCGAGACTATCTCAGGAATCATCGCAGATGAAGCGGCCATTGGCATGGTCAACCAGAAAACCACCGCCGTTCGCGTCATTCCCGCAGCGGGTTATAAAGTTGGAGACGAACTCAACTTTGGCGGTCTCTTAGGCGGCGGGCCGGTCATGCCGGTCAATGGCTTCTCACCCGAGAAAATGATCCATCGCGGCGGCTACATCCCCGCGCCGATGCACAGCCTGAAAAACTAA